From one Heterodontus francisci isolate sHetFra1 chromosome 17, sHetFra1.hap1, whole genome shotgun sequence genomic stretch:
- the LOC137378624 gene encoding probable G-protein coupled receptor 139, whose product MKYPFNLLPTLADVEFIYCPVLGAIGVPINLLAIVILSRGNCGLSKCVTHYLVAMAAADLMVVMTDVILRWLIIYFPVSFLDITPVCSLVTLLMFAATEISVWFTVAFTFDRFVAICCQKLKTKYCTEKTARVIIGAVTVLSCLESIPWFFKFKAQYIFNNLEWFCITKPEYYTSIFWAAYEILHRLLTPLLPFVLLFLLNTLTVRHILIASRARRRLQADSDRESPSDLEMDKRRKSIILLFTISGSFILLWTTHVTCFLYQRIAFMSDSYTPSPTASTIGYLLQLLSTCTNTCIYTVTQSKFREQLKKVAKYPFTVILSLIKQ is encoded by the exons ATGAAATATCCGTTCAATTTGCTACCAACACTCGCTGATGTTGAGTTCATTTACTGCCCTGTGCTTGGGGCCATCGGAGTGCCCA TTAActtgctggcgattgtgatcctgtctcggggaaactgcggtctctccaaatgtgtcactcattacCTGGTAGCCATGGCAGCGGCCGATCTCATGGTTGTCATGACTGATGTGATCCTGAGGTGGCTTATTATTTATTTCCCAGTTTCTTTCCTGGATATTACTCCTGTATGTAGTTTGGTAACACTGCTCATGTTTGCTGCCACAGAGATTTCTGTCTGGTTTacagttgctttcacctttgatcgatttgtggccatttgttgccagaagctgaaaactaaatattgcactgagaaaactgcaagggtgattattggagcagtgactgtgctgagctgtttggaAAGTATTCCCTGGTTCTTCAAATTTAAAGCTCAGTACATCTTCAATAACTTGGAATGGTTTTGCATCACAAAACCAGAGTATTACACTTCAATCTTCTGGGCAGCATACGAGATTCTTCATCGCCTTCTAACCCCTTTGCTCCCATTCGTTTTGCTTTTTCTCCTCAACActctgaccgtcagacacattttaatagCTAGTAGAGCCCGCCGGAGACTCCAGGcggacagtgatagggagagtcccaGTGACCTTGAGATGGACAAACgcagaaaatccatcattttactcttcactatcTCAGGCAGTTTTATTCTTTTATGGACGACACATGTCACCTGTTTCCTGTATCAGCGAATTGCATTCATGTCTGATTCCTATACCCCTTCACCCACCGCAAGTACCATCGGATACCTGCTCCAGCTCCTCAGTACCTGCACAAACACCTGTATCTACACAGTGACTCAGAGCAAATTCCGAGAGCAGCTGAAAAAGGTTGCGAAATATCCTTTCACTGTGATTCTCAGTCTCATTAAACAGTGA